The DNA segment GTGCCATATCCTTTTTTCCAGATCTCATCCTTTGCTATATACGCACCTATAGGCATCACACCGCCTCCCAGCGATTTAGCCAAGCACATTATGTCAGGCACCACTTCTTCGTGCTCACAGGCAAACATTTTTCCAGTCCTGCCAAACCCAGTCTGTACTTCATCAAATATCAAATACGCATCGTATTTCTCAGTAAGCTCTCTTACTTCTCTTAAATATCCATCCGGTGGTACTATGACACCACCTTCACCTTGTATAGGCTCTACAATAAATGCAGCAACATCTTTTCCTTTCAAAGCATCTTCTAATGCATTAGAATCCCCATATTCCACCTGCACTGTATCGGGAAGGAGAGGCATAAAGTACTTTTGGTATTTTTCCCGTCCTGTGACAGAAAGAGCTCCTGCAGATTTTCCATGAAATGAATTTTTGCAGTAGACTATTTTATGCTTGCCTGAGGCAATTTTAGCAAGTTTCAGTGCACCTTCCACTGCTTCAGCGCCGCTGTTGCAGAAAAAGCTTTTCTTTAAATCGCCAGGCGTAACCATCGCCAAATCGTATGCCAATGCCCCAGGAAAATCATTTACTGCAGCTTGAAGTATATTGGGAAAATCTCTGACTTTCTCTATCGCTTCATAAATTTCATCTGGATTGTGGCCTAAATTTAATGCGCCATAACCGCCCAAGAAATCCAAATACTCGTTTCCATCGCTGTCCCATACAGATACGCCTTTTGCTTTCACAAAAAGCTTATCAAACTGCAGCATAGAAAGCATAGAGACAAAATTAGCATTTACGTACTCCTTGTAATTTTCCCGTACTTGGCTTCTGTTCAGTCTAAGCGCATCATCACACGTTATGTATCTTTGATCCTCTTTCATAAAAAACATCCTTTCTTTAAATTTAAAATGATACCATCAGTATAAATTTGTTTTATTAATGAAAAATATAATTAAACACCAAAAATCACTGGAGGTGTTTTTGATGTCAATCAGAAAGAGCCACTGGACCAACATCAAGGGAAACCGAGTGGAATTCGCTGCTGACATCTACAAGTGGGAGACAAGGCATTTTAAGCGAGAAGCAAAATCGCAAAAAGCCCAATACAGAGCCCACAATCATGGCATAAGCAAAGATGTAAAAAGGCCTATGCACGACAAAGTCACATGAGGGAGATACATCTCTCCCTCTTTTAATGGTGATGGTGATGATGGCAGCAATCGTCGTGACAATCATCCTCATCTGCAAATTTTATGCTGTCAAGCTGCTGCTTTACCCTCTCTCTTATCTCCTTTACGTACTCCATCCTTAACTTTGACTGCTCTATCTTCTCTTCATCTGTTAGACCTTCATTTTTTGATTTATGGTACAGATAATTTATCCTGTCTATCATCTCTTTTGTAATCATATATTCACCTCAATCACTAATTAATAATTATATTATATGACTTTTAGCAAAAAAACAAAAGACGAGTAACCTCGCCCTCTAACATGGTTAAATTTTAATTTCGACTTCACCTTTAATGTCAATAAAGTTTTCTTTAACTTCGCAACAATATGCGTAGGCTTCAACACCGGATTCAATAGCATCTTTTAAAGCAGAGGCAAATTTAATATCTGTCTTTACATTTGGCGTAAAATAAAGCACGTCATCCATCTGCACGAGAAAAACGACAGCGGCTCTCATGCCTTCTTCTTTAACGCTTTTAAGCTCTACCATGTGTTTTGTTCCTCTCTCAGTTGGTGCATCCGGAAACATTACAACGCCATTTTCCTCAAGGGTGACCCCTTTAACTTCTATGAAAAAAACCTCATCTTTTTTAGAAAGCTTAAGATCAAATTTGCTGTTTTTATACGTCTTCTCTTTTTCAATAACATCATATCCTGCAAATTCATCCAATTTGCCCTGCACAATGTTATCCATCACTACTTTGTTGGGAATCTGTGAATCAATAGATATAAGCCTTTTCCCTTTATAGACGAATTCCAACTCGTAAGGAGTTTTTCTTCCCATTCCTTCCCGCTTTTCAAGGACAACAGTTGCGCCCGGCACAAATAATTCTTTGCACCTGCCTGTATTAGGTACATGAACAGTTATAATTTGGCCGTCTACCTCTACACGAGCTAAAAATCTGTTTATTCTCTCCAAAAATCTCCCTTTTACAATGGGATTTTCTATAAACATCTGACACAACCTTCCACAGTTACTTTGTAAAGTCCTGTATGGTTACTTCGGCGAAACTCGTAGGGGTTTCCCACAGCCTTATGCTGAAAAGATGAAATCTATCACTTTTTAAAAGAGGGTCTAATTTTTCCCACATCCACATTGCTATATTTTCACACGTTGTGTTAAAACCTAAGACATCATTTAAGTACGCATGATCCAATTTTTTTACCACTTCACTATCAACGATAGCTTTAAGCTGAGCAAAATCTATGACCATTCCTTCATCGTCTATACCGCCTTCCACCGTTACCTCCAGCTTATACGTGTGCCCATGAAGATTTTCACACTTTCCATTGTACTTAGTCAAATTGTGAGCACTGTCAAATGTAAATGACTTTGTCACCTTCATATCTACACCACCTTGTACCAATCTCTCTTTAATAGTTTGACGTCTTCTTTATCCGGCAGCATCTCTATTAGGCAAGACAATTTCTCCCCATCTTTCGTCATATAAGGTGCAATATCATTAAGTGGAATCAACACAAAAGCTCTTTCCCACATGCGCTCATGGGGTATTTTTAAATCGTCATCATCTACAACCAAATCGCCGTACAGAAGAATGTCTATGTCAATCGTCCTTGGACCCCATCTTACAGTTCTCTCTCTTTTAAGCTCTTTTTCCACACTATTCACAACTTTTAACAGTTCATGCGGTTTAAGTTCCGTTTTTACCTTTACTACAGCATTTAAAAATTTGCCTTGATCCTTATAACCTACAGGCTCTGTCTCGTAGATGGGCGACACCTTTTCTATGATGACAGAATTTTCTGAAAGCCTTATAAGGGCATTTCTCAAGTATTCCTCCCTATCACCGATGTTAGAGCCAATTGATAAAAAGACATCTGTCATCTTATCATCGCATCCGTCATCCTGGCTACTCGCCACATTTCTTTCACGTCGTGCACTCTGACGATGTCAGCACCCTTTACTATTCCAACCGCAACTGTGGCAGCAGTACCCTCCATTCTTTCATTTACGTCAAGGTTTAAGACACGCCCTATCATTGATTTTCTTGATGTGCCAAGCAATATAGGAAGTCCCAATATTTTAAGCTCATCAAGCCTTTTCATCAATGTCAGATTGTGCTCTAAAGTCTTCCCAAAACCTATTCCGGGATCGATCATTATGTTTTCCTTTTTTATGCCTGCTTTTAAAGCAATATCAATGCTTTTCTCAAAGAAACTTATAACCTCCTGCAAAAGGTCATGGTATTCTGCCACTTCCTTATTGTGCATTATCACCACGCCAGCACCATAATCAGCAACGACTTTTGCCATATCAGGATCTCTTTGCAAACCCCAGATGTCGTTTATGATGTGAGCTCCATTTTTAAGGCACTCGTAGGCCACTTTTGACTTCATTGTATCAATTGAAATTATGGTGTCTACTTCACACAACTTCTTGACTATATCATTTATCCTGGAAAGTTCTTCTTCTGCAGTCACAGGTTCGTATCCAGGCCTTGAAGATTCGCCGCCTACGTCTATTATATCAGCTCCGTCTTCCATCATCTTTAAGGCTCTTTCCATGCCCTTCTCCAAAGTATTGTATTTTCCACCATCAGAGAAAGAATCAGGCGTCATATTCAATATGCCCATTATGTACGTTCTCTTTCCAATTTCCAACTCTTTATCTCTTAATTTTAACATATAAGCCATAATATCACCCTTTCCTTGTGATCATCGCTTTCCATTTATCAAAAGCATGACTTCTTCTCTTGCCCTTTGATCTGTCTTAAATAGTCCCCTAAGCGCAGACGTTACAGTCTTGGCTCCAGGTTTTTTTATGCCTCGCATCGTCATGCAAAGGTGCTCTGCCTCTACGACAACTGCAACTCCTAAAGGATTTGCGGCTTTTACAATCGTATCAGCGATCTCGCTGGTAAGCCTCTCCTGCAGTTGAGGCTTTTTGGCCAAAATATCGACGATTCTAGCGAGCTTTGAAAGTCCCAGAATTGTGCCTTTTCTCGGAAGATACGCCACATGGGCAACACCCATAAATGGCAGCAAATGATGTTCACACATGGAGTACATTGGAATATCTTTTACTATAACTATTTCTTGATGCTCGTCTTCTTTAAATGTCTTTATGACATCCATCACATTTTCATGAAGACCTGAAAAAATTTCTTCGTACATCCTGGCAACCCTATCGGGCGTCTCTAAAAGTCCTTCTCTTTTAGGGTCTTCACCTATGGCTTCAAGAATGTCGTACACCGCTTTTTTTATCTTCTCTTTATCTATCATCGCCATGCTCCTTAAAAGAACTTATTTTTATATCAATATAACATTTTTTAGGCTGACGCACAAGTATTGCAGCAATTTGACGATTAAAAATAAAAAACGGCTCTCATGAACCGTTTTTCTCTTTTAAAATTATTCACCATCGTCCTTTGTTTCATCCTGATCTGTCTTTGGTTTCATTGTAGGGAACAATATGACATCCCTTATAGAATACGCATCCGTCATAAACATGATAAGCCTATCAATTCCAATGCCTAATCCACCTGTAGGAGGCATGCCAACTTCCAAGGCATTTATGAAGTCATCGTCCATCATGTGTGCCTCATCATTTCCAGCTTCCCTCTGCTTAAGCTGCTCTATAAATCTCTCCTTTTGATCAATTGGATCATTTAGCTCTGAAAATGCGTTTGCAATTTCTCTGCCGTATATAAAGGCCTCAAACCTTGATGTAAGGGCGGGATTGTCGTGTTTTCTCTTAGCCAATGGAGATATTTCAACAGGGTAATCAATTATAAATGTAGGCTGAATTAGATGGCTTTCACAAAGCTCATCAAACACCAGTGCTATAACATCACCCTTCTTCATGCCATCTTTAACTTCAAGATGATGCCTTTTTGCAATTTCTACCGCTTCTTCATCTGAGGATACTTTGTCAAAGTCGATATCCAAAAATTCTTTTATGGCATCTATCATAGTAAGCCTTCTCCAAGGAGGTGTCAGATCTATCTCAGTACCTTGGTATATTATCTTTTTGCTGCCATTTACCTTTTCAGCTACATAAGCAAACAGATTCTCAGTTATGTCCATCATGCCATGATAATCGGTATATGCCTCATACAATTCCAAAAGGGTAAACTCTGGATTGTGCCTTATGTCCATGCCTTCATTTCTAAACACTCTGCCCATCTCGTACACTTTTTCCAGTCCGCCTACGATAAGCCTCTTTAAGTGAAGTTCCAAAGCGATCCTCAAATACATATCGATATCGAGGGCATTGTGGTGTGTAATAAACGGCCTTGCTGCCGCCCCGCCTGCTATTGTATGAAGTATAGGTGTCTCTACTTCGATAAAACCTCTATTATCTAAAAATTCCCTAATAGCTTTTATGATTGCAGTTCTTTTGATAAAAGTTTCCTTTACGCTTGGATTTATTATGAGATCCACATACCTTTGCCTGTACCTTAAATCAGGATCTTTAAGCCCATGCCATTTATCTGGGAGTATTTGCAATGACTTGGAAAGAAGCTTAAAATCCTGAACCCTTATAGTCACTTCACCTGTCTTTGACTTAAACACTTCACCTGTAACACCTATGATATCGCCGATGTCAAGTATCTTAAATATTTCGTAATTCTTTTCACCCAAAACATCCATCTTGAAGTAAAGCTGTATTCTTCCATCTCTATCCTGTATGTCAGCAAAAGAAGCCTTCCCATGTCCTCTTTTGGACATTATGCGGCCAGCGATAGTGACTGTCTTGCCTTCAAATTTGTCATAATCATTTTTGATGTCAGACGTCATATTAGTCCTTTCAAACTTGTCAATGCCATAAGGCTCAATGCCTAAGTTTCTAAGCTCGTCCAACTTGCTCCTTCTAATTTTTAGAAGCTCATTTAAGTTTTCGTTGTTGTTTACTTCATTTGTATTCGCCATAATACTCCTCCAGATTTATTTGTGTATTTCTAAAACTTTGAGTTTTATAATGCCTGCTGGTACTTCCACACTTATTGTATCACCTACTTTTTTGCCTAAAAGCGCCTTCCCTATAGGTGATTCATCAGATATTTTGTTGTTCATAGGATCTGCTTCAGTCGATCCTACTATCGTGTACTCAGCTTCTTCTTTAAAATCCTCATCGTAGACTTTTACGGTACAGCCTACACCTACTTTGTCGATGGTGATATCCTCTTCATCGATGACTTGAGCGTTTCTAAGCATGGCTTCTATTGTAGCTATCCTGCCCTCAATAAATGCCTGCTCATTTTTTGCCTCATCGTATTCAGAGTTTTCGCTTAAGTCACCAAAGGCGCGGGCTTGTTTGATTTTTTCAGCCACTTCAGGTCTTTTTACAGACTTAAGATAGTCTAACTCCTCTTCTAATTTTTTTAAGCCATCGTAAGTTAAAATCACTTGCTTACCCATATTGCCAATCTCCTTTATAACAATATTGTATTTTATTCTATGTTTAAGCCATATCAATTATGATAATATTAATACACAAGCACTGCTTTATGCAGTGCTTGTGTCTATATTTTCATGTGGAATATTATAAAACAGTTTACAAATAAAGTCAAGTACTATACAGCACTAAATCTATTTTCTTTTAATCTCCTTGCTGCGTTCTTTCTCACATTTTCTATAGTTTCCTCTGATACAGCTCTTTCAAAGCTCCTAAATCCTCCAAGCTTAAAGCCGTGTTTTTTTGCCAACTTGGCTATCGTATCAACTTGCTCCACCGTCAAGTCTCGGCCTAAAGAGAAATTTTCTATCATACCTTCCATTGCAAGTATCATGGTCTCTGCCATACATGCATAACTCGTCTTTGGAGGAAATCCAAAATTGAAGTGAAAGTCCACATCCCCAGGCACTTCCACGACACCGCCTTCTATAACCAATACGTCATCCCTTGCATCAGCGACTTCCTTCGATACGTCCCTTGGCCTTGCCACATCGCATACGACAGCACCCGGCTTTAGGTATTCAGGCTTTATAACGGTGTCTACAGCGCTTGTGACAGTCACAACTATGTCTGCAGTCTTCAGTGCGTCTTTTACGTCAGATGTGACTCTTGCAGCCATGCCTGTCTTTTCTAAAAGGTATTTGCTGAAGTCCTCTAATTTCTGTTTGTTTCTTGCCACCAATGTCATGTACTTGGCTTCTCTGGAAAGTATCTCAGCGCACACTTTCCCTATGGAACCAGTAGCACCTATGACTACAACTTCCGAATCCCTTATATCCTTACCCATTAGCTCAGCAGCTTTTTTTGTGCCTTCTATGGCAGTAGCGATTGTGTAGCTGTTGCCTGTAGTTACAGCAATATTGAGATTTTTTGCTACGGTGATTCCTGCATCACCAACTACAGACGTCAAAGCACCTAATCCTACAATTTCAGCACCTAAATTTTCTGCTATCTTGCCAGCCTTAATAATTTTTTTCATGACGTAATCCTCAGGAAGGCTCATCATCTGATTGGAAATAAGCGGCACTGCCACAAAATAGCCTTCCGTTTCAGCGTATTTGCTTTTTACACCCGTTATCTCTGATACTTTAAGAGGCGGCAGCATCTTTGTAAAGCCCTCTACAACGCTGCGCGGCAATTTATTCATAATCTTAAACTTTCTGCTTACGTCCTCGTATTCAATTGGATGTATGATAAAAGCGAACTTGTGCATGTCTATCATCCTTTCAACAAAATATTTACTTTTCTATTGAGGCTTTTTCGCCGTTTAGATATTCTACCCTCGGCTCAAAGCCAATCTTATCGAGAAGCATATTGTAATCATCCGGTTTCATCTCAGATGGGCTTTTGCCAGATGCGGCTACAAGCACAGCCTCCATTACATTGGTGCCAAATGATCTTCCGTTGAGATTTGGCGTCGTTGTGATAAGGAGCTTCACACCTCTATCTTTAAGCATCTTTACGTCATCTTTTGTTACTGTGTTTGTCACGATTATTTTATCTTTTAGATCGTCAGGCATGTACTTTTTGACAAACAAGTAGTCGCCTGCTATTATGTCAGCTTCTTTATAGAATTTTTCGTATTTTCTGCTGTCTATTGAAAGCTGCTTATCCCCTGTAGGGTACAGCATCTCAAATGGCATCTTTACTATTATGGGCGCTATAATGGCTGCCAATCCGTAAAGAAGTTTAAGTGAATGAAGCGGTATAGGCACGCCTAAGGCAAATATCATATCGCCAAGCGTCAAATCAGCCCCGTACTCGTGAAATGTCTGAGTCATGCCAAACCGATCCATCGCGCTTACTATCAGGACTTTCTTGCCTTTTATATCTACTATGTTGTTTTCATGTATGTATTTTATTACCCTTCTTTCAAGTGTATTCTTAAGGCCAGAACCATCTACGATTGGCGATATCTTAGCAGCATTTTTAAGCGGAACTGCATCTTTTATGACATACCTTCTCTCCCCAGCATACAGATACAAGTCTATACCGCCCATGCCAAATGCATCGACTTTTCCATCAAGCTCTTTTATAAGATCTATTGCCTTCTTCATATCGCCATCTGTGCCTATTCTTTCGATTATAAACTTTTCCCCTAATATCTCCGTCTCCACTCTGTTATTCCTTGTAGATGAGCCTATGCTTACACTCACTACTCTTTTCACAAGATCATCTCCTTAAAGTATCTAAAATCTCAATTATGAGTTCAGGTTTTACAAACACATCCTCTGTTATTGGAGAATGCCCTATATTGACGCAAATTACTTCTTTGTCAAATATGGCTTCCATCAAATTAGTCCTTTTGTCAGATCCGAGAAATATAATCGTGTCGTAAGACTGCACCTTTGCGATTATGTCCATAACCATATTAAAAAGCTCTGCACCAGTCATATTGTCTGCAATGCCAAGGCGCTCTTTTTCAGACAAAAGCAAAATAAAATCAATGCCGTAGTCTTTCAATAATCTTTCAATTTCATCCTTGTTTTTAATTGGAAATCCTATTACTGCAATATTGCCCCCTTTTCTCACCTCGCCTATGTTTTCTAACCTTGATATAAAGCTTCTATCGACTTTAAACTTTGACGCTGTTTCCTGCTGCGAAAAACCATTAACTCTCATTTCAATCATTTTGTCTATTATGTTGTGAAGCTTTTTGGTGTTTATTATTTTCTCACCTATTTTTACAAAATCCATATTAACCATCCTTTATGTGCACAAATTGTGCTCATACTATATATAATTCTACTCTTTTCTGGCATATATTTCAAGATGATTTTAGGCAAATGAAGAATTTTTTCATTTGCCCCATATCTTTTCTATAGGCTTCATAAGCATCTCAATTAGCTTATTGGTGGCAGTGATCTTTACATCGAAAGCCACCAACAAATTAAGCGTATACCCGATTGCCACAAGTATAAAAAACACTACCACTTCTTTTATCTTCTTCTTTTTTATAAGCCCAGGCACTTCCATAAATATTACTATCAAAAATATAACCGTTATTCCCAATGCGTTTAACATACATAACCCTCTTTTTATCTTGGTTCAATTGGCTTTGAAGTAAGTCCAGACCTCTTTAGTGTGGCCTTCACGCTTACATTCACCTTTACGTTTGGATAAATATCATCCCATCTATCCTTCAATTTCTCCCACACTTTAGGGTATTTTTCTTGAAGCTTCCGCCCAAATCCCACAGAGTCAACCTTGTATTTCTTCTGAACTGCATTTAAAGCATCCAAGACTTCGCTTTTTACCTTCTCTTGCTGCAGATCTTCAAGACCTTTAATCATCTTAAGATCTGTAAGATTGTACCTTGAATTCTGCTCTATCATGTTTGAGTCAAAATTGATCTTGACATCAAAAGATACATCTTCACCGCTTACTTTAGGTGTAATGGTAGAATTCGCTTTTATTATGGCAAATGAAATGTGAGTCTTGTCCCCCTTTGGTCCTTTATCAATGACAAGGGATGTATTTTTAATCAAGTTGTCCATCCACATTATGCCCTTTGTTTCTTGCTCTGTCAAAAGCCCTACCATCTTGTCGTACTTAAACGCTGCAGCACCGACAAACCTTGCGTGCTGCGGCTTTCCATCTTTCTTTACAATCTCTAATCTGCCTACTATAGGCTGTACCTTTTCCGTCTCTAAAGTCTCTACAAAATGGTTTATATCGCAAACATACGCTGAAGACGTGTTTTTTTGGTTTTGAATCATGCCGAGGATTTCACGGTAAGGGTACTTTTCAACACTTTTTGACAATTTCATAAGGTCATCGAGGGTTCCTCCGGATACCACCACAAGATAAGACGTCCTTCTAAACTCAGGATTCCTCGTAATAAAGTCAAGCATGCTGTAAATACCTGATCTTGCCAAATTTTCACCTATGAATATTATTTCGTTGTGCTGGAGAAAAAGCGTCCTTGAAAGCTCTGTATTGAAATTCGAAAATGCCTTTGCAAAGTCTACACCTCTTGAACTGTACACTTCATACGGCTTTCCTGCCGCAGCACCGCCTCCGCCACCACCAGAGCTTGTAGCTAAATTCGCCGGCTTCAAAACTTGTACAGTGATGTTGCACATCTTATCTTTATCTATATCCATCCCTATACCTTGCACAAATGCCAGCTCATTTATCTCCCTTTTGTCCCAGCAGCCTGTAAGAAGCAATGACAGTATGACAAACAAAATCAAAACTTTTTTCATAAACAATGCCTCCCCAGATGTTGAAAAATTCAACTTCTTGTGTAATTCTGCCTCTTTACATTTCTACCAGCCACCTTATGAGGCCTGAATATCTTTGCCCACCATGGTATCCTTATAAACACATCATTTAGCTCTCTCGTATTGGAAGGTGCAATTGGCGACAAATAAGGTACTCCAAATGATTCCAACGATGCTAAATGCGCCAGTATCATCATAAGCGCCATTATTATGCCGAAAAATCCCAATGTACCTCCGACTAATAGCATTGCAAACCTTAAAAGCCTAAATGTTATAGCTATATTAAATGCAGGTATTGAAAATGAAGCTATTCCTGTCAATGCCACGACGATTACCGTTGCAGCAGACACAAGACCTGCCTGCACTGCCGCTTGTCCAATGACTAAAGCGCCTACGATGCTTACAGCCTGGCCCACCTGCATTGGAAGCCTTATTCCTGCCTCCCTCAATATCTCAAAGAAAAATTCCATCAAAAATGCCTCCATCAGAGTCGTAAACGGCACTCCTTCCCTTTGAGCCGCGATAGATATAGCCAGAGGTGATGGTATCATCTCCTGATGATACGTGACGGCGGCTACGTAGATAGACGGCAGCGTCAACGACATAAGCATAGCCGCAAGCCTCAATACTCTAAAGAGAGTCGATATATAGTACCTTTCGTAATAGTCCTCAGATGACTGAAAAAATTGGACAAAAATTGTAGGCACCACCAGCACCTCTGGAGAACCATCCGAGATGATAGCGACTCTTCCTTCTAAAAGCTCTGCGGCAATCTTGTCTGGCCGCTCTGAATGCTCAATCTGTGGAAATGGCGAAAACGGATTATCCTCTATCATTTCTTCCAGATACCCGCTGTCAATGATTCCATCAATATCGATTTTGCTAAGCCTTTTTTTCACTTCTTCAACGACTTCATCTTTCGCCACATCTTTGATATAAGCTACCGCTACATCCGTCTTCGTGTACTTCCCGATTTTTAATGATTCTATGACAAAATTGGGGTTTTTTATCCTCCTTCGAAGCATGGAAGTATTAACCCTAAGTGTCTCCACAAAAGCCTCTTTTGGTCCTCTTACGACGGCTTCAGTGGTAGACTCAGCTACACTTCTCTGCTCCCAACCTCTCGTACTTATCACAATGGATTTGTCTACCCCGTCAACAAAAACAGGCGTATCGCCGCTTAAAATGCTTTCTACCACATCCCCAAATTTTTCTACTTCTTTTAGATCTGCCGTTGTTATGAAGTAATTTAAAAGGGACTCGTAGACGTTTTTTTTGCTTAAATAATTGCCGTCTAACTTTCTGCTTTCCAGCGTTATAGGCTCCATTATGTTGTTGTTTATAAGCGCCTTATCCACAAGTCCATCCACACACACCAAAAAGCCTTTTACCTTTTTTTCTCCTATCCTGAATTCTCTAAAAATCACATCGCTGCTTTTGTCTAATAGCGTCTTTAGCACATCTATATTTTTATCGATATCATCGTACAAGTCCATTTCCTTATAATTTTCCACCAAATAAGTTCTGTCCATAAAAACCATCTCCAAATTTATTATTCCAAAAACACATGCAGAATATAATTGGCACATAAATCAAATAATATTTCATGTAGAATCATTTTAAGGAGAAGAATATGTTCAGGAATATATTGAGTTTTGAAGCAACAACAGAAAAAAAGATCTCTCCAAAACAATTCATATACTTGATAGTATCAGTTATACTGTCTACAGCAACGATATTTTTGCCATCTATTGTTGCATCAAAAGCTGAACAAGATTCTTGGATGTCTGTGATAATGGCAACATCATTCAGCATCCCCGTATTTTGCGTATATTACGGTATATCTGCCATATTTAAAGATAAAACCCTATTTTCTTTTTTGGAGGATATTTTTG comes from the Thermoanaerobacterium aotearoense genome and includes:
- a CDS encoding aspartate aminotransferase family protein yields the protein MKEDQRYITCDDALRLNRSQVRENYKEYVNANFVSMLSMLQFDKLFVKAKGVSVWDSDGNEYLDFLGGYGALNLGHNPDEIYEAIEKVRDFPNILQAAVNDFPGALAYDLAMVTPGDLKKSFFCNSGAEAVEGALKLAKIASGKHKIVYCKNSFHGKSAGALSVTGREKYQKYFMPLLPDTVQVEYGDSNALEDALKGKDVAAFIVEPIQGEGGVIVPPDGYLREVRELTEKYDAYLIFDEVQTGFGRTGKMFACEHEEVVPDIMCLAKSLGGGVMPIGAYIAKDEIWKKGYGTTDRCLLHTSTFGGNTLACAAGITAIKLILDKNLPEAAKEKGEYFLKRLKELKDKHKLIKDVRGKGLMIGVEFNQPEGGLLDKLSGGAVSKLSNEYLGSLVAGELQNKHRIITAYTLNNPNVIRFEPPLIVTKEQIDRVVDALDEIMTRSGSLLGMTLSSAKTVLGSFFNR
- a CDS encoding DUF896 domain-containing protein, producing the protein MITKEMIDRINYLYHKSKNEGLTDEEKIEQSKLRMEYVKEIRERVKQQLDSIKFADEDDCHDDCCHHHHHH
- the sfsA gene encoding DNA/RNA nuclease SfsA; translation: MFIENPIVKGRFLERINRFLARVEVDGQIITVHVPNTGRCKELFVPGATVVLEKREGMGRKTPYELEFVYKGKRLISIDSQIPNKVVMDNIVQGKLDEFAGYDVIEKEKTYKNSKFDLKLSKKDEVFFIEVKGVTLEENGVVMFPDAPTERGTKHMVELKSVKEEGMRAAVVFLVQMDDVLYFTPNVKTDIKFASALKDAIESGVEAYAYCCEVKENFIDIKGEVEIKI
- the queD gene encoding 6-carboxytetrahydropterin synthase QueD, with the protein product MKVTKSFTFDSAHNLTKYNGKCENLHGHTYKLEVTVEGGIDDEGMVIDFAQLKAIVDSEVVKKLDHAYLNDVLGFNTTCENIAMWMWEKLDPLLKSDRFHLFSIRLWETPTSFAEVTIQDFTK
- the folK gene encoding 2-amino-4-hydroxy-6-hydroxymethyldihydropteridine diphosphokinase, producing the protein MTDVFLSIGSNIGDREEYLRNALIRLSENSVIIEKVSPIYETEPVGYKDQGKFLNAVVKVKTELKPHELLKVVNSVEKELKRERTVRWGPRTIDIDILLYGDLVVDDDDLKIPHERMWERAFVLIPLNDIAPYMTKDGEKLSCLIEMLPDKEDVKLLKRDWYKVV
- the folP gene encoding dihydropteroate synthase; amino-acid sequence: MAYMLKLRDKELEIGKRTYIMGILNMTPDSFSDGGKYNTLEKGMERALKMMEDGADIIDVGGESSRPGYEPVTAEEELSRINDIVKKLCEVDTIISIDTMKSKVAYECLKNGAHIINDIWGLQRDPDMAKVVADYGAGVVIMHNKEVAEYHDLLQEVISFFEKSIDIALKAGIKKENIMIDPGIGFGKTLEHNLTLMKRLDELKILGLPILLGTSRKSMIGRVLNLDVNERMEGTAATVAVGIVKGADIVRVHDVKEMWRVARMTDAMIR
- the folE gene encoding GTP cyclohydrolase I FolE → MIDKEKIKKAVYDILEAIGEDPKREGLLETPDRVARMYEEIFSGLHENVMDVIKTFKEDEHQEIVIVKDIPMYSMCEHHLLPFMGVAHVAYLPRKGTILGLSKLARIVDILAKKPQLQERLTSEIADTIVKAANPLGVAVVVEAEHLCMTMRGIKKPGAKTVTSALRGLFKTDQRAREEVMLLINGKR
- the lysS gene encoding lysine--tRNA ligase; this encodes MANTNEVNNNENLNELLKIRRSKLDELRNLGIEPYGIDKFERTNMTSDIKNDYDKFEGKTVTIAGRIMSKRGHGKASFADIQDRDGRIQLYFKMDVLGEKNYEIFKILDIGDIIGVTGEVFKSKTGEVTIRVQDFKLLSKSLQILPDKWHGLKDPDLRYRQRYVDLIINPSVKETFIKRTAIIKAIREFLDNRGFIEVETPILHTIAGGAAARPFITHHNALDIDMYLRIALELHLKRLIVGGLEKVYEMGRVFRNEGMDIRHNPEFTLLELYEAYTDYHGMMDITENLFAYVAEKVNGSKKIIYQGTEIDLTPPWRRLTMIDAIKEFLDIDFDKVSSDEEAVEIAKRHHLEVKDGMKKGDVIALVFDELCESHLIQPTFIIDYPVEISPLAKRKHDNPALTSRFEAFIYGREIANAFSELNDPIDQKERFIEQLKQREAGNDEAHMMDDDFINALEVGMPPTGGLGIGIDRLIMFMTDAYSIRDVILFPTMKPKTDQDETKDDGE
- the greA gene encoding transcription elongation factor GreA; the encoded protein is MGKQVILTYDGLKKLEEELDYLKSVKRPEVAEKIKQARAFGDLSENSEYDEAKNEQAFIEGRIATIEAMLRNAQVIDEEDITIDKVGVGCTVKVYDEDFKEEAEYTIVGSTEADPMNNKISDESPIGKALLGKKVGDTISVEVPAGIIKLKVLEIHK
- a CDS encoding NAD(P)H-binding protein, producing the protein MHKFAFIIHPIEYEDVSRKFKIMNKLPRSVVEGFTKMLPPLKVSEITGVKSKYAETEGYFVAVPLISNQMMSLPEDYVMKKIIKAGKIAENLGAEIVGLGALTSVVGDAGITVAKNLNIAVTTGNSYTIATAIEGTKKAAELMGKDIRDSEVVVIGATGSIGKVCAEILSREAKYMTLVARNKQKLEDFSKYLLEKTGMAARVTSDVKDALKTADIVVTVTSAVDTVIKPEYLKPGAVVCDVARPRDVSKEVADARDDVLVIEGGVVEVPGDVDFHFNFGFPPKTSYACMAETMILAMEGMIENFSLGRDLTVEQVDTIAKLAKKHGFKLGGFRSFERAVSEETIENVRKNAARRLKENRFSAV